A single Streptomyces sp. 2114.4 DNA region contains:
- a CDS encoding phospholipase A2, with translation MRHSRQLAAAFALSVLAGLVTATAADASPAPRPSSVPAFARTVVDRTETSTTYRLADGRTVTELHSAPIRVRRAGGAWADIDTVLVEEGGAVRPRAGLGDTRFSAGGKGAFARLRLDSGRRVELGWDGELPRPVINGSKAVYRGVVADGAGDLVATALPAGLRFDVVLNRRPTGPVEVKVPVTAKGLTLGEAEGGRLSIQAGDTVLATSSAPVVYDADSSHARTQRKREQQPGRQAGRARTSDITATVADAAGGGKTLLLKPSAAFLADPATTYPVTVDPSVVLPLSNDTDVNSVFDGNNVSGGYLKAGTEADGEKARTYLRFDTRGLKTPTKAVLKLTNLDAPACGPTVSAGIQVRRVTSHWDATTQTWAPQPTSTTEDAVVSTEGSQLGACGSGTMTWDVTAMVAKWAAGTANHGVVLQSPTETAQANYRVFAATENTDGLAAPVLEVTSDEVITPGEGEDPADPGPADFKPGYVDPPTGNWMTSAIDLSDDGLLVTRNHTAGQRLDVARPNEKVLGPLWQLEPLGGVLGHRLKDYSANGYVEIALNVGTESYRFQANPDGTFASTDGGGALVKNVDGTFTQTLEDADIVYTWSKIGQEYMVTAIGSQNNGRQAIQYDATGRFSRILSPLTAEDCVSTPAACSTATFQYATTTTATSSIFGDIAGQLKAIVHDAAGDPVPVTAVSYQYDSAKRLRKAEDTRQVDGDPVRQSTYTYDSQGNIKGLTTTEDGTWTLTYSAPGKMTSAGAAPTAFAATAAAASCPYASDYLLRGRCKVRVDVEKDPAQKVFRNPFWKGTLTGGSVMGITNDGCSSAPNSPMSGVSFKAACDAHDYGYGLIRNRKNGETNGLPPSKRTAVDAVFYTILKERICAAVTGYDIGPRGQRFSRKAKCLDWARTYYNFVRAWGNGFI, from the coding sequence ATGAGACATTCCAGACAGTTAGCCGCAGCTTTCGCGTTGAGCGTGCTGGCGGGGCTGGTCACCGCGACGGCGGCCGACGCGAGCCCTGCCCCGCGGCCGTCTTCGGTACCGGCCTTTGCACGTACCGTCGTCGATCGCACCGAGACGTCGACGACCTACCGGCTGGCTGACGGCCGGACGGTCACCGAGCTGCACTCCGCACCGATACGGGTCCGGCGGGCCGGTGGTGCGTGGGCCGACATCGACACGGTCCTGGTCGAAGAGGGCGGCGCTGTGCGGCCCAGGGCCGGCCTGGGCGACACGCGGTTCTCCGCCGGCGGCAAGGGAGCCTTCGCTCGCCTGCGGCTCGATTCCGGCCGGCGCGTGGAGCTGGGCTGGGACGGCGAGTTGCCCCGGCCGGTGATCAACGGCAGCAAGGCCGTTTACCGGGGCGTCGTCGCAGACGGCGCGGGAGATCTGGTCGCCACCGCCCTGCCCGCCGGGCTGCGCTTCGATGTCGTGCTCAACCGCAGGCCGACTGGTCCGGTCGAGGTGAAGGTCCCGGTCACCGCCAAGGGCCTGACGCTCGGTGAGGCCGAGGGGGGACGGCTGAGCATCCAGGCCGGCGACACCGTCCTTGCCACCTCCTCCGCGCCGGTGGTGTACGACGCGGACTCCTCGCACGCCCGCACCCAGCGCAAACGCGAGCAGCAGCCCGGCAGGCAAGCCGGCCGGGCTCGCACCAGTGACATCACAGCCACCGTCGCCGATGCCGCCGGCGGTGGCAAGACGCTCCTGCTCAAGCCCTCGGCCGCCTTCCTGGCCGATCCGGCTACCACCTACCCTGTGACCGTCGACCCGTCGGTTGTCCTGCCGCTGAGCAACGACACCGACGTCAACAGCGTCTTCGACGGCAACAACGTCTCCGGCGGCTATCTGAAGGCCGGAACCGAAGCGGACGGCGAAAAGGCCCGCACCTACCTGCGCTTCGACACCCGCGGTCTGAAAACCCCCACCAAGGCCGTTCTCAAGCTCACCAATCTCGACGCACCCGCCTGCGGCCCCACCGTATCGGCGGGCATCCAGGTCCGCCGTGTCACCAGCCACTGGGACGCCACCACCCAGACCTGGGCCCCGCAGCCCACCAGCACCACCGAAGACGCCGTCGTCTCCACCGAGGGTTCTCAGCTTGGTGCCTGCGGCAGCGGCACCATGACCTGGGACGTCACCGCCATGGTCGCCAAGTGGGCCGCGGGCACCGCCAATCACGGCGTGGTTCTGCAGTCCCCGACCGAGACCGCACAGGCCAACTACCGCGTCTTCGCCGCCACGGAGAACACCGACGGGCTGGCTGCCCCGGTCCTGGAGGTGACCTCGGACGAGGTGATCACCCCAGGGGAGGGGGAGGATCCCGCCGACCCGGGGCCGGCGGACTTCAAACCCGGGTACGTCGACCCTCCGACCGGCAACTGGATGACGTCCGCCATCGACCTGTCCGACGACGGCCTCCTGGTGACCCGCAACCACACCGCCGGGCAGCGCCTCGACGTCGCTCGTCCCAACGAGAAGGTGCTCGGCCCCCTCTGGCAGCTGGAGCCTCTGGGGGGCGTGCTGGGCCACCGGCTCAAGGACTACAGCGCCAACGGCTACGTCGAGATCGCCCTCAACGTCGGCACGGAGTCCTACCGGTTCCAGGCGAACCCCGACGGCACCTTCGCCTCCACCGACGGCGGCGGCGCGCTGGTGAAGAACGTCGACGGCACGTTCACGCAGACCCTGGAGGACGCCGACATCGTCTACACCTGGTCGAAGATCGGCCAGGAATACATGGTGACCGCCATCGGCAGCCAGAACAATGGCAGGCAGGCCATCCAGTACGACGCCACCGGGCGGTTCAGCCGGATCCTTTCGCCCCTCACGGCAGAGGACTGCGTGAGCACGCCTGCCGCCTGCTCCACGGCAACCTTCCAGTACGCCACGACGACGACCGCGACCTCCTCCATCTTCGGTGACATAGCCGGGCAGCTCAAGGCGATCGTCCACGACGCCGCGGGCGACCCCGTTCCGGTGACGGCCGTCTCGTACCAGTACGACTCCGCCAAGCGTCTGCGCAAGGCCGAGGACACGCGTCAGGTCGACGGCGATCCCGTGCGCCAGTCCACCTACACCTACGACTCCCAAGGGAACATCAAGGGTCTGACCACGACTGAGGACGGCACCTGGACGCTCACCTACTCGGCGCCGGGCAAGATGACATCCGCCGGCGCCGCTCCCACAGCTTTCGCCGCCACGGCCGCCGCCGCGTCATGTCCCTATGCCTCCGACTACCTGCTCCGCGGCAGGTGCAAAGTCCGGGTCGACGTGGAGAAGGATCCCGCCCAGAAGGTCTTCCGTAACCCCTTCTGGAAGGGAACCCTCACCGGTGGCTCGGTCATGGGAATCACCAACGACGGCTGCAGCTCCGCACCCAACAGCCCCATGAGCGGCGTCAGCTTCAAGGCCGCCTGCGACGCCCACGACTACGGCTACGGCCTCATCCGCAATCGGAAGAACGGCGAGACGAACGGTCTGCCCCCGTCCAAGCGCACCGCCGTCGACGCCGTGTTCTACACCATCCTCAAGGAACGCATCTGCGCCGCCGTCACGGGCTACGACATCGGCCCCCGGGGCCAGCGCTTCTCCAGGAAGGCCAAGTGCCTCGACTGGGCCCGCACCTACTACAACTTCGTACGCGCCTGGGGTAACGGGTTCATCTGA
- a CDS encoding SDR family oxidoreductase: protein MTLSSGVLLARPVPGLSVTLAAGGAVEALTRVLAVELAPARQRVNAVRYGAIDTALMRSLPGMETDEAISAAGASVPLGRFGTAEEAAAAALFLMSTPYVTGPSVPRSMTAPGAAGRSPEY, encoded by the coding sequence CTGACCCTCAGCTCGGGCGTCCTGCTGGCCCGCCCCGTGCCAGGTCTGTCCGTCACGCTGGCCGCGGGCGGCGCGGTGGAAGCGCTGACCAGGGTGCTCGCCGTCGAACTGGCCCCGGCGCGGCAGCGCGTGAACGCCGTCCGCTACGGTGCGATCGACACCGCGCTGATGCGCTCGCTGCCCGGCATGGAGACGGACGAGGCCATCTCCGCCGCCGGTGCATCGGTGCCGCTGGGCCGGTTCGGAACGGCGGAGGAGGCCGCAGCGGCGGCGCTTTTCCTGATGTCGACCCCGTACGTCACCGGCCCCTCAGTACCCCGGTCGATGACGGCGCCCGGCGCCGCCGGCCGGTCCCCGGAGTACTAG
- a CDS encoding IS1380 family transposase — protein MTRPPLAKIAKARAGVRGHVWGLLRLRPGGFPWLRVAGKRLTRWIVIDLDATVITSASKKAGAAVTFKKTFGFHPLAAWCANTTESLTMLLRPGNAGANTVADHIAVLTDALAQIPGSSAAKILVRVDGAGATHGLLEHLEALNTTRRTVRYTVGCTITEDDEKAIARLPEAAWETSVHQDGSLQEGYFIAELTGLNTREGWPEGMRLIVRRVRPTRRHLKKLTAFEKKTGCRYCITATNIRHMWGIADSGHSQFLDVLHRSHAGVEDRVRTNKAMGLDNLPSASWEVNRGWMLAANLASDLDARVRLLALHGIEDLSDAEPDTMRFRLYHLPARLADHARRRWLRVDATWPWANAFTTCWRRLTTLAAVT, from the coding sequence TTGACGAGGCCACCCCTGGCGAAGATCGCCAAGGCGCGGGCGGGGGTGCGCGGGCACGTGTGGGGCCTGCTGCGTCTGCGGCCGGGCGGCTTCCCCTGGCTGAGGGTGGCGGGCAAGCGGCTGACCCGCTGGATCGTCATCGACCTCGATGCGACGGTCATCACCTCCGCCTCGAAGAAGGCCGGGGCAGCGGTCACCTTCAAGAAGACGTTCGGATTTCATCCGCTGGCCGCGTGGTGCGCGAACACCACGGAGTCCCTGACCATGCTGCTGCGGCCGGGGAACGCCGGGGCGAACACGGTGGCCGACCACATCGCCGTGCTCACCGACGCCCTCGCGCAGATCCCCGGATCGTCGGCCGCGAAAATCCTGGTCCGGGTGGACGGGGCCGGGGCCACGCACGGACTGCTCGAACACCTTGAAGCACTGAACACCACACGGCGCACGGTCCGTTACACCGTCGGCTGCACGATCACCGAAGACGACGAAAAGGCCATCGCCCGCCTGCCCGAGGCCGCCTGGGAGACCTCCGTGCACCAGGACGGCAGCCTCCAGGAGGGCTACTTCATCGCCGAGTTGACCGGACTGAACACCCGTGAGGGCTGGCCGGAAGGCATGCGGCTGATCGTGCGCAGGGTCCGTCCGACACGGCGGCACCTGAAGAAACTGACTGCCTTCGAGAAGAAGACCGGCTGCCGGTACTGCATCACCGCCACCAACATCCGTCACATGTGGGGCATCGCCGACTCGGGCCACAGCCAGTTCCTGGACGTGCTGCACCGCTCCCATGCCGGCGTGGAGGACCGGGTGCGCACGAACAAGGCGATGGGACTGGACAACCTGCCCTCCGCCTCCTGGGAAGTGAACCGCGGCTGGATGCTGGCAGCAAACCTCGCGAGTGATCTCGACGCCCGGGTGCGGCTGCTGGCCCTGCACGGCATCGAGGACCTGTCCGACGCCGAGCCGGACACCATGCGCTTCCGCCTCTACCACCTGCCCGCCCGCCTCGCTGACCACGCCCGACGCCGATGGCTGCGCGTCGACGCGACCTGGCCCTGGGCAAATGCGTTCACCACCTGCTGGCGGCGGCTCACCACCCTCGCGGCCGTCACCTGA
- a CDS encoding LysR family transcriptional regulator, with the protein MALELADLRVFVTAASVGSLSAAARELRVAQPSVSERLRRLERLVGQPLLDRSSRGVSLTPAGERLLPHAERCLDLAARALDIAREDDTQGTLHVTTHASYAPLAVPFVIGALQPLRYAIVVDDQHSQDALQRVAAGATDIAITLPMPHAHEVRLHTFHSEPVIAVCHPDHPLTARPCDTAGLSGHPLAVNLWGSGAQLFHELLLDAPTRAHQLYRISSAETAADLARSGQAVAVLTRATVERDLAARTLVELDVSDMPEWHVHLMAAHHRERAAEPAIAAVINALGHLKS; encoded by the coding sequence ATGGCCCTGGAACTCGCGGACCTGCGCGTCTTCGTCACCGCCGCATCCGTCGGCTCGCTGTCCGCCGCAGCACGTGAGCTGCGCGTTGCGCAACCGTCCGTCAGCGAGCGGCTGCGCCGACTGGAACGGCTCGTCGGTCAGCCACTGCTCGACCGCTCCAGCCGAGGAGTGTCGCTGACGCCCGCGGGGGAACGGCTGCTGCCCCACGCGGAGCGGTGTCTGGATCTGGCGGCTCGGGCTCTGGACATTGCACGGGAGGACGACACCCAGGGCACCCTGCACGTGACCACCCACGCCAGCTACGCACCGCTGGCCGTCCCCTTCGTCATCGGTGCCCTGCAGCCGCTCAGATACGCCATCGTGGTCGACGACCAGCACAGTCAGGACGCACTCCAGCGGGTGGCCGCGGGCGCGACCGACATCGCCATCACACTGCCGATGCCGCACGCTCACGAGGTACGACTGCACACGTTCCACAGTGAGCCGGTCATCGCGGTCTGTCACCCGGACCACCCGCTCACGGCGCGCCCCTGCGACACTGCAGGGCTGAGCGGCCACCCCCTCGCCGTGAACCTCTGGGGCAGCGGTGCGCAGCTCTTTCACGAACTGCTCCTGGACGCCCCCACCCGCGCGCATCAGCTCTACCGCATCAGTTCCGCCGAGACGGCAGCCGATCTCGCGCGCTCCGGGCAGGCCGTCGCCGTCCTCACCCGCGCTACGGTCGAACGCGACCTCGCCGCCCGCACCCTGGTCGAACTCGACGTGAGCGACATGCCCGAATGGCACGTCCACCTCATGGCAGCCCACCACCGCGAACGCGCCGCCGAGCCCGCCATCGCTGCCGTGATCAACGCCCTGGGCCACCTCAAGTCCTGA
- a CDS encoding GNAT family N-acetyltransferase has product MHEIYETAAELVPAITDDLPGIVTIQNHTAATSHARFATRPHRMEERRDWFAQFAETGPYRMLVARRGNQVLGYACSQCYRDQDAFRETVEVSIGLGEDSRGQGLGTALYRALFGLLADEPVHVALAGIALPNDVSVALHRKFGFAEIGTFHEYAVKNGQYLSSLWMQRLQSTPFPGPDQS; this is encoded by the coding sequence TTGCACGAGATTTACGAGACCGCTGCTGAACTCGTCCCTGCGATTACGGATGATCTGCCTGGGATCGTCACCATCCAGAATCACACGGCCGCGACCTCGCACGCCCGGTTCGCCACCAGACCGCATCGCATGGAGGAGCGGCGGGACTGGTTCGCTCAGTTCGCGGAGACGGGTCCGTACCGGATGCTCGTCGCCCGGCGCGGCAACCAGGTTCTCGGTTATGCCTGCAGCCAGTGCTACCGCGATCAGGACGCTTTCCGGGAAACGGTCGAGGTGAGCATCGGACTCGGCGAGGACAGCAGAGGGCAGGGGCTGGGAACCGCCCTCTACCGTGCGCTCTTCGGCCTCCTGGCCGACGAACCGGTGCATGTCGCCCTCGCCGGCATCGCCCTGCCGAACGACGTGTCGGTGGCCCTGCACCGCAAGTTCGGCTTCGCCGAAATCGGAACCTTCCACGAGTACGCCGTGAAGAACGGCCAGTACCTGAGCTCCCTGTGGATGCAACGCCTGCAGTCCACTCCGTTCCCGGGACCGGACCAGAGCTGA
- a CDS encoding MFS transporter, with translation MASTNATTTYHSGRVDLPARSPLIGWLAVVSVMLGIFSIVTTEILPIGLLTKIGSSFAISDGVAGLMMTMPGILAAISAPVITVATAHIDRRLMLCVFMLMLAGANFLAAAAPDYWLVLVSRVIVGVVIGGFWSIGAGLAQRLVPAASVGRATSVIFSAVPLGSVLGVPAGTFIGDLAGWRTAFVVMGALTVGVLVMLLLVMPPLPPNQRTRLSVLRGMCKSVNTRFALLLTFLVVLAHFGTYTYLTPFLEQVTDASSQLITGFLLVYGAAGIVGNFLGGAVVTRYPRAAFGLAAGMIAAVTLLLPVLGRWQIGAVALLIVWGVAYGAVPVSSQTWFTKATPHAPEAASVLFTASFQATISLGALAGGVIVDRTSPSTVMTLGGLAAALMVVAAWAHFARRLTWPDNA, from the coding sequence ATGGCCTCGACAAACGCCACCACCACATACCACTCTGGCAGAGTCGACTTACCGGCTCGATCTCCCCTGATCGGGTGGCTGGCCGTGGTTTCGGTAATGCTGGGAATCTTCTCGATCGTCACGACCGAGATCCTGCCGATCGGCCTGCTCACCAAGATCGGATCCAGCTTCGCCATCTCCGACGGAGTGGCCGGGCTGATGATGACCATGCCCGGAATTCTTGCGGCCATCTCCGCACCCGTGATCACCGTGGCGACCGCACACATCGACCGCCGTCTGATGCTGTGCGTGTTCATGCTCATGCTGGCCGGGGCGAACTTCCTGGCCGCTGCGGCACCGGACTACTGGCTGGTCCTGGTCTCCCGTGTCATCGTCGGCGTCGTCATCGGGGGCTTCTGGTCGATCGGCGCCGGGCTGGCCCAGCGCCTGGTGCCCGCGGCGTCGGTCGGCCGTGCCACGTCGGTGATCTTCTCCGCAGTCCCGCTGGGCTCCGTGCTCGGCGTACCGGCCGGCACGTTCATCGGGGACCTGGCCGGCTGGCGCACGGCTTTCGTCGTCATGGGCGCCCTCACAGTCGGTGTACTGGTCATGCTGCTTCTGGTCATGCCGCCGCTGCCGCCCAACCAGAGGACCCGTCTGAGTGTGCTGCGCGGCATGTGTAAGAGCGTCAACACGCGTTTCGCACTGCTGTTGACCTTTTTGGTCGTGCTGGCGCACTTCGGGACTTACACCTACCTCACTCCGTTCCTGGAGCAAGTCACCGATGCCAGCTCGCAGCTGATCACTGGCTTCCTGTTGGTCTACGGTGCCGCGGGAATCGTCGGCAACTTCCTGGGCGGAGCGGTGGTCACCCGCTACCCCCGAGCCGCCTTCGGTCTCGCCGCAGGCATGATCGCGGCCGTCACCTTGCTGCTGCCCGTACTGGGGCGCTGGCAGATCGGCGCTGTCGCGTTGCTGATCGTCTGGGGCGTCGCCTATGGCGCCGTCCCCGTCTCCTCCCAGACGTGGTTCACCAAGGCAACCCCCCACGCGCCCGAGGCAGCGTCGGTGCTGTTCACTGCCTCCTTCCAGGCCACGATCTCACTCGGCGCGCTGGCCGGTGGCGTCATCGTGGACCGAACATCCCCGTCCACGGTTATGACGCTCGGCGGCCTTGCTGCCGCGCTCATGGTCGTGGCTGCATGGGCGCACTTCGCCCGCCGTCTGACATGGCCGGACAACGCCTGA
- a CDS encoding aldo/keto reductase: protein MRTADGRIVLGLHRSGHARGLLEAAADLGIGRIDTASNYLRHRSHEVLKRSAGDLLANFSVSTKVGFFPEGHSLDPARLQIAVEQVAKDLGREPDLVFLHNPEHSASDIGRLGPACAALADTARAGLCGSWGVSTWDPRPLVDLDVPRPDVLMVRAGLLVGVDVLEAAEALARRWRPSQVWGMSPFGGSTAQEVWARFDPRVFLQGSASVTKAQAAFHSSYGLPRVDAVAVGTDNVDHLRELTGALSYEVDENVVREYRQLLKARQPA, encoded by the coding sequence GTGCGAACCGCTGACGGAAGAATCGTCCTCGGGCTACACCGGTCTGGTCACGCCCGTGGCCTACTCGAAGCAGCCGCCGACCTCGGTATAGGACGCATCGACACCGCATCCAACTATCTTCGCCATCGCTCCCACGAGGTCCTGAAGAGATCGGCTGGCGACCTGCTGGCGAACTTCTCGGTCTCCACCAAGGTGGGATTCTTCCCCGAGGGCCACAGCCTCGATCCCGCCCGACTGCAGATCGCCGTCGAGCAGGTAGCCAAGGACCTCGGGCGCGAGCCTGATCTGGTGTTCCTCCACAACCCGGAGCACTCAGCATCCGACATCGGGAGGCTCGGGCCGGCGTGCGCGGCCCTTGCCGACACTGCGCGAGCGGGGCTCTGCGGTTCCTGGGGCGTCTCGACCTGGGATCCGCGCCCGCTCGTGGACCTCGACGTGCCGCGCCCTGATGTCCTCATGGTCCGGGCGGGACTACTGGTCGGGGTCGACGTCCTCGAAGCAGCGGAGGCCCTGGCAAGGCGGTGGCGGCCGTCGCAGGTCTGGGGGATGAGCCCCTTCGGCGGAAGTACGGCCCAGGAGGTGTGGGCGCGGTTCGATCCACGGGTCTTCCTGCAAGGATCCGCTTCAGTCACGAAGGCCCAGGCCGCGTTCCACTCCTCCTACGGCCTGCCCCGGGTTGACGCGGTCGCGGTCGGCACGGACAACGTCGACCACCTGCGCGAGCTGACCGGAGCCCTGTCGTACGAGGTCGACGAGAACGTGGTGAGGGAGTACCGGCAACTCCTCAAAGCCCGTCAGCCTGCCTGA
- a CDS encoding pyridoxamine 5'-phosphate oxidase family protein — MNEPGPAVRLRLAEEKNVWLCTVRPDGSAHVTPVWFVYQSSRWWIGSDHSSVKVKNIGKEPRVSLALEDGRFPVVAEGDASLIRDRFPHEVVTAFERKYGWDVSAPMRPGSRRVLLEVRVRRWLLAGTAQ; from the coding sequence GTGAACGAGCCAGGGCCAGCCGTCCGTCTGCGCTTGGCCGAGGAAAAGAACGTCTGGCTGTGCACCGTGCGTCCGGATGGCTCTGCCCACGTCACGCCTGTCTGGTTCGTCTACCAGAGCTCCCGGTGGTGGATCGGTTCGGATCACAGCTCCGTCAAGGTCAAAAACATCGGCAAGGAGCCCCGCGTCTCCCTGGCTTTGGAGGATGGCCGGTTCCCGGTCGTCGCCGAAGGCGACGCATCACTGATTCGTGATCGGTTCCCTCATGAGGTCGTAACCGCGTTCGAGCGGAAATATGGTTGGGATGTATCCGCACCCATGCGTCCCGGAAGCAGGCGAGTGCTGCTGGAAGTCCGTGTGCGTCGGTGGCTGTTGGCTGGCACGGCCCAGTGA
- a CDS encoding IS5 family transposase (programmed frameshift): MTDLIELLVPDELWTLFRRVVPPTEVIRPQGGGRRRAGDRECLAAIIFVATSGCTWRQLPPVFGPAWPTVYRRFARWSQGRVWARLHRVILDELGARGELDWSRCAIDSVSLRAAKGPLTGPNPTDRGKNGSKIHLITDRNGLPLSLGISGANMHDSLGLKPLVRGIPPIRSRRGPRRRRSAKLHADKGYDYDHLRLWLRKRGIRHRIARKGIESSTRLGRHRWVVERTVSWLAGCRRLHRRYERKAEHFLAFVGIAAALICHRRLMA, encoded by the exons ATGACTGATCTGATTGAGCTGTTGGTGCCGGATGAGTTATGGACGTTGTTCCGGCGAGTGGTTCCGCCGACGGAGGTCATACGTCCGCAGGGCGGCGGCCGACGACGGGCGGGTGACCGCGAATGCCTGGCGGCGATCATCTTCGTAGCCACCTCGGGGTGCACCTGGCGGCAGTTGCCCCCGGTGTTCGGCCCGGCCTGGCCGACGGTCTACCGGCGCTTCGCCCGGTGGAGCCAGGGCCGGGTCTGGGCCCGGCTCCACCGGGTCATCCTCGACGAGCTCGGCGCCCGCGGCGAGCTGGACTGGTCGCGCTGCGCGATCGACTCCGTCAGCCTCAGGGCCGCAAAA GGGCCACTGACCGGACCGAATCCGACCGACCGCGGCAAGAACGGATCAAAGATCCACCTGATCACGGACCGGAACGGTCTACCTCTGTCGCTGGGCATCTCCGGCGCCAACATGCACGACAGCCTCGGACTCAAACCGCTTGTGCGCGGCATTCCACCTATCCGCTCCCGACGCGGACCGCGCCGCCGACGTTCGGCCAAGCTCCACGCCGACAAGGGCTACGACTACGACCACCTGCGCCTATGGCTCCGCAAAAGAGGCATCCGTCATCGCATCGCCCGCAAAGGCATCGAGTCCTCCACGCGGCTGGGCCGCCACCGCTGGGTGGTCGAGAGAACGGTGTCCTGGCTCGCCGGCTGCCGCCGCCTCCACCGACGCTACGAACGAAAGGCCGAACACTTCCTCGCCTTCGTCGGCATCGCCGCAGCCCTCATCTGTCACCGTCGACTCATGGCTTGA
- a CDS encoding ice-binding family protein: MATTVPLGTAATYGVLANTAITNTGPTVVAGDLGVSPAGAVTGFPPGTVTGTIHLNDAAAAQAQADLLTGYANALVQPVTATVPTELGGTTLTPGVYNSASGTFGLNGTLTLDAQGNPNAVFIFKTTTTLITGATGNVNLINQAKSANVFWQVGSSATLGAGSTLRGSILAFTSITATTGAIVDGRLLALGAAVTLDSNAVTVPPLSTCSVVVQPVAGPVVVGQPTPVSALVTCNGLPVSGASVTFNGGAVPVTATTNAAGIATGSLTFNTAGPATITATVTAAGSGCACTGVVSAPLPITVTPQPSCLVVVQPVAGPVVVGQPTSVSALVTCNGLPVPGASVTFNGGAVPVTATTNAAGIATGSLTFNTAGAATITATVTAAGTACTCTGVVSAPLPITVTPQTGPLSVSPACWHVNLPIPIPSLFVATLTATLTPAQAGVTVTFYVSGLPVGTAVTNANGIATLNAGLSILQISASSYTATATVGGVPVQATNTLKPCFPPV, translated from the coding sequence ATGGCAACAACCGTACCTCTGGGCACCGCCGCTACCTACGGGGTGCTCGCCAACACGGCGATCACCAACACCGGCCCCACCGTGGTCGCCGGCGACCTCGGAGTGAGCCCCGCCGGTGCGGTGACCGGCTTTCCTCCCGGAACGGTCACCGGAACCATCCACCTGAACGACGCCGCCGCGGCGCAGGCCCAGGCCGACCTGCTGACCGGGTACGCCAACGCGTTGGTACAGCCGGTCACGGCCACTGTCCCGACGGAACTCGGCGGGACCACCCTGACCCCCGGCGTGTACAACTCCGCCTCCGGCACGTTCGGCCTCAACGGGACACTGACCCTGGACGCTCAGGGCAACCCCAACGCCGTCTTCATCTTCAAGACGACCACCACGCTCATCACGGGAGCCACCGGCAACGTCAACCTCATCAACCAGGCAAAGTCCGCCAACGTCTTCTGGCAGGTCGGCAGCTCCGCGACACTCGGCGCCGGCTCCACCCTGAGGGGCAGCATCCTCGCCTTCACCTCGATCACCGCCACGACCGGTGCCATCGTGGACGGCCGGCTGCTGGCCCTCGGCGCCGCCGTCACGCTTGACTCGAACGCGGTCACCGTGCCGCCCCTGTCCACCTGCTCGGTGGTGGTCCAGCCGGTGGCCGGGCCGGTGGTCGTCGGGCAGCCGACCCCCGTATCCGCTCTGGTGACCTGCAACGGTCTGCCGGTCTCGGGTGCCTCGGTCACCTTCAACGGAGGTGCGGTCCCGGTGACCGCCACCACCAACGCGGCGGGCATCGCCACCGGGTCGCTGACCTTCAACACCGCCGGGCCCGCCACCATCACTGCCACTGTCACCGCGGCCGGCTCCGGGTGTGCCTGCACCGGCGTCGTCTCCGCGCCCCTCCCCATCACCGTCACTCCGCAGCCGTCCTGCCTGGTGGTGGTCCAGCCGGTGGCCGGGCCGGTGGTCGTCGGGCAGCCGACCTCCGTATCCGCTCTGGTGACCTGCAACGGTCTGCCGGTCCCGGGTGCCTCGGTCACCTTCAACGGAGGTGCGGTCCCGGTAACCGCCACCACCAACGCGGCCGGTATCGCCACCGGGTCGCTGACCTTCAACACCGCCGGGGCCGCCACCATCACTGCCACCGTCACCGCGGCCGGCACTGCCTGCACGTGCACCGGCGTCGTCTCCGCGCCCCTCCCCATCACCGTCACCCCGCAGACGGGCCCGCTGAGCGTGTCGCCCGCCTGCTGGCACGTCAACCTGCCCATCCCGATTCCGAGCCTGTTCGTGGCGACGCTGACGGCCACCCTCACGCCGGCGCAAGCGGGAGTCACGGTCACCTTCTACGTCTCCGGCCTGCCGGTGGGCACCGCGGTGACCAACGCCAACGGCATCGCCACGCTCAACGCCGGCCTGTCCATCCTGCAGATCAGCGCCAGCAGCTACACGGCGACCGCCACCGTCGGCGGCGTCCCGGTCCAGGCGACCAACACCCTGAAGCCCTGCTTCCCGCCAGTGTGA
- a CDS encoding YncE family protein — protein MFTLTSPSPQAAQARAAGFAASFAAGVSIPVGDTPQGIALTPSGARAYVANRGSNTVSVIDTATNTVTATVPVGDAPIGVHHPGRDARLRRVSRLERGERDRHRHEHHQ, from the coding sequence ATGTTCACCTTGACATCGCCATCGCCGCAGGCCGCTCAGGCGCGCGCTGCCGGGTTCGCCGCCTCGTTCGCGGCGGGGGTCTCCATTCCCGTGGGTGACACGCCCCAGGGAATCGCCCTGACGCCGAGTGGGGCCCGCGCATATGTAGCCAACCGGGGCTCGAACACGGTCAGTGTGATCGACACCGCCACGAACACCGTCACCGCCACCGTCCCCGTGGGGGATGCGCCGATCGGCGTGCATCACCCCGGACGGGACGCGCGTCTACGTCGCGTGTCTCGCCTCGAACGCGGTGAGCGTGATCGACACCGCCACGAACACCACCAATGA